Below is a genomic region from Sphingobacteriales bacterium.
TGAGTCAGTGTAAGAGTACCATCCAGATTATTTGTAACTGTCAGATTGTACAAACCAACAGCTGTAGTCATCTGAAAAGTAAAATAAGCGTATAGAGCAGTGTCGTTGATTACCGTAAAGCTGTCTCTGTTTATCTGGGTTGTTCCCTGATTAAGCCTGATAACGGTGAAATTAGCTGTCGTAAAAGAAGTATTCGAAGCAAGAATAAGGGCTTTTACTGAAGTTCCCTGCTCGGTAGAATCAGGGTCAATACTCAGCAACACAGGAGTAAATGGTGTTTTTAACACCCAGAAAACTCCGGTCAGGGTTAAATTTCCATCAATTGTACTGTTGACATTCAGGTTATAGGCTCCCGTTGGGCGCGTTTTAGAAACCGTAAAGTAAACATAAATTGCCGTATCATTGATGATAGAGAAACTGTCGTAAGGGATGATGTTTGTTCCCTGTACCAACCGGATGGCAGAAAAAGTTGTGGCTATAAAATTCGTGTTTTGACCCAGAATCAGAGCCTTGAAATGAGTTCCCTGATAAACTGAATCAGGATCAATGCTCAGCAGTTTTGGCGCATAAGGTGATGTCAGTACCCAGAATTTATTCGCTAATGTGAGATTGCCATCAATACTGTTGGAGACAGTCAACTGATAAACACCGGCAGGCCGTGATATGGCAATGGTAAAATAGGCATAAAGAGCCGTATCGTTAATAACAGTAAAACTGTCATAATTTATTTGATTCATTCCAAGGCTAAGACGGATAACCGTGAAACTGGCTGTTGTAAAATTTGTATTTTTCGAAAGGATTAAAGCTTTTATGGATGTTCCCTGGAAGGTACTGTCGGGGTCAATACTTAATAAGGCCGGAGATGTGGGAGATAAAAGAACCCAAAAACTGCCTGCAAGATTCATATTTCCGTCAACACTATTATTTACGATCACGTTGTAGGCTCCAACCGGGCTTGTTTTTCCAATAGTAAAATAGGCATAAAGCGCAGTATCATTGATTACATGAAAACTGTCTCTGTTGATTTGGTTAAAGCCTCTTGTGAGACGGATAGCGTTAAATGTGGCTTTGGTAAAGTTTGTTTTTTGTGCTGTTATCAGGGCTTTAAATGATGTTCCCTGATAGACACTATCAGGATCAATAGCCGACAAGCTTTGTCCGGATACTTTAGGCAGATTGAAACATAATACTGCCAGAATAATAATCTTAAAAGAGTTTTTCATGTCCAATTTATTTATTAATTTTGAGTTCAAATATAGACGGAACTGGTATAATGAAAGTTTAATCCCGTGCAATATGTCAGTATTTAATAAGAGGCATTTTTATTGATAATCATAATTGTCTGAAATTTTGACTTATGTATAAAAAAGAAATTGAGCAGTACTATCACAAAATAGAAAACTTTGTTTACGAGCGAAAACTGGCGGAAGCTATTCAAAACCTTGATGTTTTCATAAAAGAGAGCATGTCATTTGATTTACAACAGGATTACGAACAGACCCTTGAAAATTATAAATACCTTCTTGGTTTTATGATAAAAGGAGTTGTAGATCCTGAGCGTGAAAAAATATATAATAATATTTGCTGCCATCTTTTGGAAATCAATGATAAAGCACGACAAAATGCTTTTTTTTATTGTCCCGAGCTTCCTTATTTTAAGGCAAAAAATTACTTCAACAATCAGGGAAAACTATCGAAAGAAACGGCTGAACAGTTATTGGATAAAGTGGTCTCGCCAAGAGTTATTGCAGATATGTTAAGCAATACTTCAGTCAGTGACGATGATGCAAGTCTTGAAGAGCAATCATGGCAGGGCATGGAAGAATTGTTCAGAATATTCTGGTTGACAGATCGGTATGATGAAATTGATTCTGATTTGTTTGAAAGAATAATCGAACATGAAAATATTTTCTGGTATGAAAAAAGTTTACTGGTTTCAGCCTTAACACTTGGATTGTTAAACAATTTTGACATTGCCAAAATATCACTTCTCATCAGGACATATCTGAAAAAATTACCCCATATCAGTGAAAGGGCACTGACAGGTTTGATTTTGGCAATTTATAAATACGACAGGCGTATTGAATTTTATCCGGCTATTTTTTCAGAATTACTTCTGCTTACAGACTACAATGAGTTTAAAGATGACCTGAAAGCCCTTATTTTTCAGCTAATTACGACAAAAGATACCGAAAAACTCTCGAAAAAACTTCAGGAAGAAATATTACCGGAAGTGATAAAACATGCACCGCAGATTGCTAAAAACCTGGATATTGAAAAGTTGTTGTCGGACAAAGATGAAGATGAGAAAAACCCCAAATGGAAAGAAGTGTTTAAAGATTCTCCGGGTTTGTACGACAAGCTGGAAGAGTTATCCAAACTCCAGATGCAGGGAAGTGATATGTTTATCGGAACTTTTGCTCAGCTTAAACATTTCCCTTTCTTTAACAACCTGATCAATTGGCTCTTGCCTTTTTATGCTGATGAGAAAAACCTGAAAAGTTCTTTGCAAAAAGAGCTGTCGCATCCCAATTTCATCGAATTTCTTGAAGCACTCGAAGTTGCACCTTACATCTGCAATTCTGATAAATATTCCTTTTGCTTTAACCTGAAAGCTTTACCCGAACAGCAGAAACTGCTTTTGTTCGATATGTTTATTGAAGAAACACATTCATTAAGGGAAATGCTTCTGGAAGAAGGAAGAATTGATATGACCCTTAAGAGCAGAATTATTATTACCCAGTATTTACAGGATTTATACAGGTTTTTTAAGCTTAATCCGCAAAAATTTCATTTTGAAGATGTTTTCCAATGGAAGCTTGACATTCATAATACTGCAACAATAAAAAAACTGATCAATGATCCTGTATTTTTCAAAGAAATCGCTGATCAATATTTTAACAGGGAGCATTACGATGAAGCTGCCGTCATTTACGAATCAATTTATCAGGCAGGGAATGAAGACCTTGAAATTTTGCAAAAACTTGGTTTTTGTTTTCAAAAGCTGAAAAACTATTCAAAAGCCATTGAAAATTATTCAAAGGCAGATATCATTGACACCGGAAATGTCTGGATATGGCGAAAACTGGCTTATTGTTATTTAAAAATGGAAGATTTTCAGAATGCCCTGAAATATTATTGTGAAATTGAAAAGGAAGATACTGAAAACTGGAAAATACAGGCTTATATTGCCCATTGCTACTTCAATCTGAATGAGTATGAAAAAGCACTGAATATTTTCTTCAAGGTAGATTTGTTAAAGCCAGACAATCCTTATATTATCAAATCAATAGCATATACTAATTTTTTACTTGGAAAATTTAATGAATCCCTTAATCATTATCAAAAACTTGGTTCAGATCAGTTGAATTACAATGATTTAATGAATCTCGGGCATCTCTATCTTTGCCTGAAAGACAGGCAAAATGCAAGTAATTACTATTTAAAAAGTATTGTGAATTATCCCGATGGTATAAATGGTTTTTTCAGGCAATTTGAAAATGATCGTGCTTTGTTGATGAAATACGGAGTAAATGCAGAACACTTTCCCTTAATCATTGATTATCTGAAAATGTCCAGAGAGGGTAAAATGAATGAATATTAAAATCAGGCTTTTTTTAGCGTAAAACCGAAAGTGGAACCCACTCCGGGTGTACTTCTGACATTAATTGTCTGACGATGACATTCAATAATATGTTTTACAATTGCCAACCCAAGTCCTGAGCCGCTTTCTTTCCGGTCGTGGCTTTTGTCCACCCTGAAAAAGCGTTCAAACACCCGCGGCAAATGCTCTTTTTCTATTCCAATACCGTCATCACTGACTTCTACTAAAATATTGTCTCCCATGTCGTACAGTCCGATTTTCACACTTCCGTTTTCTTTTCCATAACGTATGGCATTGACAATCAGATTATTAAGAACTCTTGATATTTGTTCTTTATCTGCGTAAACATGAAAGGGAGTATCGCAGCCTTCTTTAAACCCAAGGCTGATGTTCTTTTTAATTGTCTGAATTTCAAGATTAAACATGATTTCTTCGATCAGATCCCTGATGTCGAATTTCGTATATACCAATTGCAATTCTCCGTTTTCAAGCCTTGAAATTATTTCAAGATCAGTTATTATTTCTCCAAGTTTTTCCAGATTTTGAGCGGCTTTTTTCAGGTATTTCAAATTTATTTCTTCATCAGATAGTTTATTATCGATAAGGGTCTGAATATATCCCTGGGCATTGAACAACGGGCTTTTCAGTTCATGAGAGACATTGGTCAGAAATTCTCTCCTGTATTGTTCATTTTTAATCAGCGTATTGATCTCATTCTGATAGTCTTCTTTCCAATGAGCCACCTGTTCTTCAACTTCTCCGATTACATCTCTGGTAAGCTGAATTTTTTGGGGTGCAACCTCTTTTGTCGATTTTATGTGATGAATGGATTTGTATATCAATTTGATTTTCCGATAGATAAATATCTGCAATACAAAATAAAAAACCAGATACGATAACACAAAAGCCATCAGAAAGGCAATGATGATAAACCAGATGTCAGGTAGTTTTTCAAACAAAAATTCAGTTATTAAAATACAGATAAACAGAACAGACAGAATGGCTGATGAAAGGAGAGCAAGCTGGAAAGGGGTAAGGTTCTTTTTCTTCATAAGTCAGATTGATTGTCAGGGTTCATATTTATACCCAACGCCCTTTATGGTTTTAATATGTTCAGGGCTAAGTTTTTCACGAAGTTTCCGGATATGTACATCGATGGTTCGGTCTCCGACAATAATATCATTACCCCAGACACCCGTGAGTATTTCTTCACGTGTAAATACTTTACCGGGTTTGGATGCAAGAAAAGAAAGCAGTTCAAACTCTTTTCGGGGCAATATTTTATCTTCTCCGTTGAAGGTTACTGAATATTTTTCTCTGTCAATAATAAGCTCTCCTATTTCAGTTTTCGGAACTTGCTCCATTGTTTTGGTTCTACGAA
It encodes:
- a CDS encoding tetratricopeptide repeat protein — encoded protein: MYKKEIEQYYHKIENFVYERKLAEAIQNLDVFIKESMSFDLQQDYEQTLENYKYLLGFMIKGVVDPEREKIYNNICCHLLEINDKARQNAFFYCPELPYFKAKNYFNNQGKLSKETAEQLLDKVVSPRVIADMLSNTSVSDDDASLEEQSWQGMEELFRIFWLTDRYDEIDSDLFERIIEHENIFWYEKSLLVSALTLGLLNNFDIAKISLLIRTYLKKLPHISERALTGLILAIYKYDRRIEFYPAIFSELLLLTDYNEFKDDLKALIFQLITTKDTEKLSKKLQEEILPEVIKHAPQIAKNLDIEKLLSDKDEDEKNPKWKEVFKDSPGLYDKLEELSKLQMQGSDMFIGTFAQLKHFPFFNNLINWLLPFYADEKNLKSSLQKELSHPNFIEFLEALEVAPYICNSDKYSFCFNLKALPEQQKLLLFDMFIEETHSLREMLLEEGRIDMTLKSRIIITQYLQDLYRFFKLNPQKFHFEDVFQWKLDIHNTATIKKLINDPVFFKEIADQYFNREHYDEAAVIYESIYQAGNEDLEILQKLGFCFQKLKNYSKAIENYSKADIIDTGNVWIWRKLAYCYLKMEDFQNALKYYCEIEKEDTENWKIQAYIAHCYFNLNEYEKALNIFFKVDLLKPDNPYIIKSIAYTNFLLGKFNESLNHYQKLGSDQLNYNDLMNLGHLYLCLKDRQNASNYYLKSIVNYPDGINGFFRQFENDRALLMKYGVNAEHFPLIIDYLKMSREGKMNEY
- a CDS encoding sensor histidine kinase; amino-acid sequence: MKKKNLTPFQLALLSSAILSVLFICILITEFLFEKLPDIWFIIIAFLMAFVLSYLVFYFVLQIFIYRKIKLIYKSIHHIKSTKEVAPQKIQLTRDVIGEVEEQVAHWKEDYQNEINTLIKNEQYRREFLTNVSHELKSPLFNAQGYIQTLIDNKLSDEEINLKYLKKAAQNLEKLGEIITDLEIISRLENGELQLVYTKFDIRDLIEEIMFNLEIQTIKKNISLGFKEGCDTPFHVYADKEQISRVLNNLIVNAIRYGKENGSVKIGLYDMGDNILVEVSDDGIGIEKEHLPRVFERFFRVDKSHDRKESGSGLGLAIVKHIIECHRQTINVRSTPGVGSTFGFTLKKA